CGCCGAGGCGCAGCTCATGAAGGCGTACCGCGACAAGGATTGACGCGCGCCGCGCCGTCCGGTGCCGGACGTCACGGGGCGTAGTTCATCACGTGGTCGTGCAGCATGCGCGGCGCCTCGGGGTCGCGGCGGCGGAACGCCTCGATCAGCTCGGCGTGCTCGGCCGACTTGGAGTAGATCTCCGTCTGGTGCAGCCGCAGCGACAGCGTCGTCCACAGCTCGATGCCGAGGCCCTCCCACACCGACACCAGGAGCCGGTTGCCGGCCGTCTCGACGATCTCCCGGTGGAACGCGATGCTGAGCCGCATCTGCGCGTGCAGGTCGCCGTCCGCCGCGGCCTCCGCGAGCCGCCGGTTGTGCTCCTCCAGCGCGTCCAGCCGGTCGCCGATGTGCGGGAGCGCCAGCTCGACGGCCGTCCGCTCCAGCCCGGCGCGGACGGGGAAGATCTCGGCGAGGTCCCGCTCGGTGAAGTCGCGGACGCGCGCGCCCCGGTTCGGCAGCGACTCGATCAGCCGCTGCGCCTCGAGCTGGCGGAGCGCCTCCCGGACCGGGCCCTGGCTGACGCCCAGCTCGGTCGCGATGCGGCGCTCGACGATGCGCTCCCCCGGCTCCCAGCGTCCGGCGCTGATGCCCTCCACGATGAACTCACGGATCTGATCGGCGAGGCCGGTGCGAAGCAACTGGGCGGGGGTCGGCGCGTTCACGGTACTACATCGTAGACCTACGCCCGGTAAGTAAGACTTGACCGGTCGGCGGCCCGGCGGCGGAGGCGGGGCCGTCCGGCGGAACGGTAAGCGGGTCTTGACGAGGTAGAATATGATCGATCATAGATCAATGATGATCGGTGAGCGTCGTGGCGATCCTACGGCGTTACCCCTGAGTTAGGAAGGTCGCCGATGGCTGAGACGACCAGGTCGGCCGGCACTGCCGCCCCGGCCCGCACCCGCAGGACGCGCGGCACCAAGCCGTCCGGGCCCGAGACCGGCGGCGAGGCGGCGCCCGCGCCGGGCGCCGACGTCCCGGCGGGCACCGCGCCCGGCGGCCCCGACGCCGAGACGCTCATCGGTTACTACCGGCAGATGCTGCTGATCCGCCGGTTCGAGGAACGCGCCGCCCGCGCCTACACCGAGGCGAAGATCGGCGGCTACTGCCACCTGAACCTCGGCGAGGAGGCCACGGTCGTCGGGCTGATGGCCGCGCTGCGGCCCACCGACTACCTGTTCACGAACTACCGCGAGCACGGCTACGCGATCGCCAAGGGCATCCACCCCGACCGCGTCATGGCCGAGCTGTACGGCCGCTCCACCGGCGTGTCCAAGGGCTGGGGCGGGTCCATGCACATGTTCGACACCGAAGCGCGGCTGCTCGGCGGCTACGGCATCGTCGGCGGCCAGGTCCCGCTCGCCGCGGGCGCGGCGCTCGCCGTCAACTACAAGGGCGGCGACGACGTCGTCATGTGCCAGATGGGCGACGGGACGACCGCCATCGGCGCGTTCCACGAGTCGCTGAACATCGCCGGCCTGTGGGACCTGCCCGCCGTGTTCGTCGTGATCAACAACGGGCTGGGCATGGGCACCACCGTGGAGCACTCCTCGGCCGAGCCCGAGCTGTACAAGCGCGGCGCCGCCTACCGGATGGAGTCGGCCCGCGTCGACGGGACCGACGTCCTCGCCGTCCGGGACGCCGCGGTGCTCGCCGTCGAGAAGGCCCGCGCGGAGAGCCGCCCGTACCTGCTGGAGACCATGAGCCCCCGGCTGAAGGGGCACTCGGTGGTCGACCCGGCCCGCTACCGCTCCAAGGAGGAGAGGGAGGCCCTCAAGGCCGCCGACCCGCTGGCCCGCATGGCGCTGGACCTCGCCGACCGGGGGATCCTGTCCCACGACGACCGGGACGCGCTCGACGCCGAGGTCACCGCCGAGGTCGACGCCGCCGCGGCGTTCGCCGACCGGAGCCCGGCGCCGGACGTCTCCACGCTGTTCGACTACACCTACGCCACCCCGGTCCCGGGCGAGCTGCGCCGCATGCCCGCGGACCCCGTATTCAGTTCCTGAGGAGCCCGTCCATGGCAACCGTCACCTACCGCCAGGCCCTCCGGGACACCCTCCGCGCCGAGATGATCAGGGACGAGAACGTCTTCCTGATGGGCGAGGAGATCGGGCTCTTCGAGGGCTCGTACAAGATCACCGAAGGGCTGCTGAAAGAGTTCGGGCCGCGCCGGGTGCGCGACACCCCGATCGCCGAGGAGGGCTTCGTCGGCGCCGCGATCGGCGCCGCCATGCTGGGCCTGCGCCCGGTCGTGGAGGTCATGACGATCAACTTCTCGCTGCTGGCGCTCGACCAGATCGTCAACCACGCCGCGAAGATCTACGGGATGTTCGGCGGGCAGGCCAGCGTCCCGATGGTCATCCGCACCCCGGGCGGCGGCGGGCAGCAGCTCGGCGCCACCCACTCGCAGAACGTCGAGCTGTTCTACTCGTTCATCCCCGGCCTGAAGGTCGTCGCGCCGAGCACGCCCGCCGAGGCGTCCGCCATGCTGAAGGCCGCGATCCGCGACGACGACCCGGTGCTGTTCCTGGAGAACCTCGCCCTCTACAACACCAAGGGCGAACTCCCCGCCGCGGTCGACGAGGTCGAGCCCGGGCAGATCGGCCGCGCCGCCGTCACCCGTCCCGGCACCGACATCACGCTGATCGGCTACTCCCGGATGGCGCGCGTCGCCGCCGAGGTCGCCGAGACCCTCGCCGGTGAGGGGATCTCCGCCGAGGTCGTCGACCTGCGCAGCCTGCGGCCGCTGGACCGCGCCACGATCGTGGAGTCCGTCCGCAAGACGGGCTGCGCCGTCGTCGCCGAGGACGACTGGCTGACCTACGGCATCGGCGCCGAGATCGCCGCCACCATCCAGGAGGGCGCCTTCGACTGGCTGGACGCGCCGGTGCGGCGCGTCGCGATGGCCGAGGTGCCGCTCCCCTACGCCAAGTCCCTGGAGTCGGCGGCGCTGCCGTCCGCCGACTCCCTGCTCACCGCCGCCCGCGAAACCCTCCGCGCGACCGGCCGGCTCGCCCTGGAGACCGCCTCATGACCGAGATCCTCATGCCCCGCCTCTCCGACACGATGGAGGAGGGCGTCATCAGTTCCTGGCAGAAACAGCCGGGGGACGAGGTCGCGGTCGGCGACGTCCTCGTGGACATCGAGACCGACAAGGCGGTCATGGAGTACGAGGCGTACGAGGCCGGCGTGCTCGAGAAGATCCTGGTCGGCGACGGCGAGACGGCGGCGATCGGCGCGCCGATCGCCGTGGTCGTCCCGAAGGGCGCGTCGTCCGGCGCGTCCCCGGCGCCCGCCGCCGCGCCCGAGCCGGAGGCCGCGCCGGAGCCGGAGCCGACGCCGGAGCCCGCGCCCGCCGCGGAGGCGAAGCCCGCGGCGGCCGCCCCGGCGCCGCAGCGGACGGGCGGGACGCGCCCGCCCGCGTCGCCGCTCGCGCGGCGGCTGGCCCGCGACCACGGCATCGACCTCGCCACGCTGTCCGGTTCGGGCCCCGGCGGACGGATCGTCCGCGCGGACATCGAGGCCGCGGTCCGTTCGGGCGGCGCCGCGCCGCAGGCCCCGGCCGCCGCCCCCGCCGCCGCTCCGTCCGCGCCCGCGGCGGCGTCCCGGGCCGACGACCCGGACGTCGAGGCCGTGCCGCTGAACCGGTTCCGCAAGGTCGCGGCCCGGCGGCTCACCGAGAGCAAGCAGAACGCGCCGCACTTCTACCTGAACCGCGAGGTGGACGCCGACGCCCTCGTCGCGTTCCGCAAGACGGTCAACGAGGCGCTCGCCCCGGCCAAGGTCAGCGTGAACGACCTGGTCGTCAAGGCGTGCGCGACGGCGCTGCGCGAGCACCCCGCGGTGAACGTCTCCTACACCGAGGAGAACCTGCTCTTCCACAAGCGGGTGCACGTCGGGGTCGCGGTCGCGGTCGAGGACGGCCTGGTCGTCCCGGTCGTGCGGGACGCCGACCGCAAGAGCG
The nucleotide sequence above comes from Actinomadura algeriensis. Encoded proteins:
- a CDS encoding GntR family transcriptional regulator — translated: MNAPTPAQLLRTGLADQIREFIVEGISAGRWEPGERIVERRIATELGVSQGPVREALRQLEAQRLIESLPNRGARVRDFTERDLAEIFPVRAGLERTAVELALPHIGDRLDALEEHNRRLAEAAADGDLHAQMRLSIAFHREIVETAGNRLLVSVWEGLGIELWTTLSLRLHQTEIYSKSAEHAELIEAFRRRDPEAPRMLHDHVMNYAP
- the pdhA gene encoding pyruvate dehydrogenase (acetyl-transferring) E1 component subunit alpha; translated protein: MAETTRSAGTAAPARTRRTRGTKPSGPETGGEAAPAPGADVPAGTAPGGPDAETLIGYYRQMLLIRRFEERAARAYTEAKIGGYCHLNLGEEATVVGLMAALRPTDYLFTNYREHGYAIAKGIHPDRVMAELYGRSTGVSKGWGGSMHMFDTEARLLGGYGIVGGQVPLAAGAALAVNYKGGDDVVMCQMGDGTTAIGAFHESLNIAGLWDLPAVFVVINNGLGMGTTVEHSSAEPELYKRGAAYRMESARVDGTDVLAVRDAAVLAVEKARAESRPYLLETMSPRLKGHSVVDPARYRSKEEREALKAADPLARMALDLADRGILSHDDRDALDAEVTAEVDAAAAFADRSPAPDVSTLFDYTYATPVPGELRRMPADPVFSS
- a CDS encoding alpha-ketoacid dehydrogenase subunit beta; amino-acid sequence: MATVTYRQALRDTLRAEMIRDENVFLMGEEIGLFEGSYKITEGLLKEFGPRRVRDTPIAEEGFVGAAIGAAMLGLRPVVEVMTINFSLLALDQIVNHAAKIYGMFGGQASVPMVIRTPGGGGQQLGATHSQNVELFYSFIPGLKVVAPSTPAEASAMLKAAIRDDDPVLFLENLALYNTKGELPAAVDEVEPGQIGRAAVTRPGTDITLIGYSRMARVAAEVAETLAGEGISAEVVDLRSLRPLDRATIVESVRKTGCAVVAEDDWLTYGIGAEIAATIQEGAFDWLDAPVRRVAMAEVPLPYAKSLESAALPSADSLLTAARETLRATGRLALETAS
- a CDS encoding dihydrolipoamide acetyltransferase family protein — protein: MTEILMPRLSDTMEEGVISSWQKQPGDEVAVGDVLVDIETDKAVMEYEAYEAGVLEKILVGDGETAAIGAPIAVVVPKGASSGASPAPAAAPEPEAAPEPEPTPEPAPAAEAKPAAAAPAPQRTGGTRPPASPLARRLARDHGIDLATLSGSGPGGRIVRADIEAAVRSGGAAPQAPAAAPAAAPSAPAAASRADDPDVEAVPLNRFRKVAARRLTESKQNAPHFYLNREVDADALVAFRKTVNEALAPAKVSVNDLVVKACATALREHPAVNVSYTEENLLFHKRVHVGVAVAVEDGLVVPVVRDADRKSVSEIGRETRELAGKARDGKLSANDMSGGTFSVSNLGMFGVDSFSAVINPPEAAILAVGAVRDEPVVRDGQVVPGKRMAVTLSVDHRACDGATAAAFLARLAELLENPLLIVA